The following proteins are co-located in the Pedobacter sp. FW305-3-2-15-E-R2A2 genome:
- a CDS encoding homoserine kinase, whose amino-acid sequence MKESIKVFAPATVANVVCGYDVLGFAVNEPGDEVIMKLTEAPGIKITKITGDDGRLPLDPKKNTVSASVQHYLNHIGKPDTGIEIELHKKMPIGSGLGSSSASTVAGLFAVNTLFDNLLTNRELVPFAMKGEELACGYGHADNVAPALLGGFVLIRSYQPLDIISLPHPDDLYAAIVYPEVDVPTKDARQMIRSKVLLKDAVTQWGNVAGLVSGLFLKDHDLIGRSMTDILVEPTRSILIPDFYKLRSLAMKTGATGFGISGSGPSVFALTKDEATARAITQKLQQHLKSIGINSLSFVSEVNKKGPVILD is encoded by the coding sequence ATGAAAGAGTCTATAAAAGTTTTTGCCCCTGCCACTGTTGCCAATGTAGTTTGTGGATATGATGTTCTGGGGTTTGCAGTAAATGAACCTGGTGATGAAGTTATTATGAAGTTAACGGAAGCTCCCGGAATCAAGATCACAAAGATCACTGGTGATGACGGGCGGCTGCCATTGGATCCAAAGAAAAATACGGTAAGTGCAAGTGTACAGCATTACCTGAACCATATCGGAAAACCGGATACGGGAATAGAAATTGAATTGCATAAGAAGATGCCGATAGGCAGTGGATTGGGATCTAGTTCAGCAAGTACAGTTGCCGGCTTATTTGCCGTAAATACACTGTTTGATAATTTGTTGACCAATAGAGAGCTTGTTCCTTTTGCCATGAAAGGGGAGGAATTGGCCTGTGGTTACGGACATGCTGATAATGTGGCTCCGGCGCTATTGGGAGGCTTCGTATTGATCAGAAGCTATCAGCCGCTGGACATTATCAGTTTACCTCATCCTGATGATCTGTATGCTGCTATTGTGTACCCGGAAGTTGATGTCCCAACTAAGGATGCCAGACAAATGATCCGTTCTAAAGTGCTTTTAAAAGATGCGGTTACCCAATGGGGGAATGTTGCAGGTCTGGTGAGTGGTTTGTTTCTGAAAGATCATGACCTGATCGGCAGAAGTATGACTGATATTCTGGTGGAGCCTACCCGTTCTATTTTAATTCCTGATTTCTATAAACTAAGAAGTCTGGCCATGAAAACAGGGGCTACGGGCTTTGGTATTTCAGGCTCTGGTCCTTCGGTTTTTGCTTTAACAAAAGATGAGGCGACAGCCAGGGCAATCACTCAGAAGCTGCAGCAGCATTTAAAAAGCATAGGCATCAATAGCTTGTCTTTTGTTTCGGAAGTAAATAAAAAAGGTCCAGTTATTTTAGATTAA
- the thrC gene encoding threonine synthase, protein MKLYSTNNHDLNVDFPTAVFNSMPLDKGLYMPVNIPVLDQAFIQQIDQYTLPQIAFKVASALLDQAIPAADLQKIIDEAFNFDAPVVPLEAETYVLELFHGPSLAFKDFGARFMSRIMAYFLKDGEQLLDVLVATSGDTGGAVALGFLGVPNTRVTILYPKGKVSEIQELQLCTNGQNIHAIEVDGTFDDCQHLVKQAFADEELNRKLRLTSANSINISRLIPQTLYYFNAYAQLRRAGKKEVIFSVPSGNFGNIAAGLLAYKMGLPVKQFIAATNVNDTVPRYLKTGVYETRPSIQTYANAMDVGAPSNWVRIMDLFNQDKVVLQEVLKSYSYTDEETLKGIHSIYDQFGYIACPHTAIAWLALEDYKKENPQENAAGVFLSTAHACKFPDVFSEEMSSKIQIPAQVQELTAKLKHAEKMDTVYESFKNYLTTFY, encoded by the coding sequence ATGAAACTATATAGTACTAATAATCACGATTTAAACGTTGACTTTCCCACCGCTGTTTTTAACAGTATGCCTTTGGATAAAGGTTTATACATGCCGGTAAATATTCCGGTATTGGATCAGGCGTTTATTCAACAGATCGATCAATATACCTTGCCACAGATTGCCTTCAAGGTCGCCTCTGCGCTATTAGATCAGGCCATCCCTGCTGCAGATCTGCAAAAAATCATTGACGAAGCATTTAATTTCGATGCACCTGTGGTACCACTTGAAGCTGAGACTTATGTATTGGAGCTTTTTCATGGCCCCTCCCTCGCTTTTAAAGATTTTGGAGCCCGGTTCATGAGTCGGATTATGGCTTATTTCTTAAAAGATGGAGAACAATTACTCGATGTTCTCGTTGCCACTTCCGGTGATACCGGAGGAGCAGTGGCATTGGGATTTCTTGGGGTACCGAATACCAGGGTAACGATCCTTTATCCGAAAGGGAAGGTGAGTGAAATTCAGGAATTACAATTGTGTACGAATGGACAGAATATCCATGCCATAGAAGTAGATGGAACATTTGACGATTGTCAGCATCTGGTTAAACAGGCATTTGCAGATGAAGAACTGAACCGCAAGCTTCGTCTGACTTCCGCCAATTCTATCAATATTTCCAGACTGATCCCTCAGACTTTATATTATTTCAATGCTTATGCGCAACTCCGCAGGGCAGGAAAAAAGGAAGTGATATTTTCCGTGCCCAGCGGTAATTTTGGGAACATTGCTGCTGGATTGCTGGCCTATAAAATGGGACTTCCGGTAAAACAGTTTATCGCTGCTACGAATGTGAACGATACTGTTCCCCGGTATTTGAAAACAGGAGTATATGAAACGAGGCCTTCTATACAGACTTATGCCAATGCAATGGACGTAGGTGCGCCAAGCAATTGGGTGAGGATCATGGATCTTTTTAATCAGGATAAAGTTGTTTTGCAGGAGGTATTGAAAAGTTATAGCTATACCGATGAAGAAACATTAAAGGGGATTCATTCGATTTATGATCAGTTTGGATATATCGCTTGTCCGCATACTGCAATCGCATGGTTGGCGCTGGAGGATTATAAAAAGGAAAACCCGCAGGAAAACGCTGCGGGTGTGTTTTTATCTACGGCACATGCCTGTAAGTTTCCGGATGTCTTTTCTGAGGAGATGAGCAGCAAAATTCAAATTCCCGCTCAGGTGCAGGAACTGACTGCCAAATTAAAACATGCTGAAAAGATGGATACGGTATATGAATCTTTTAAAAACTACCTGACTACTTTTTACTAA
- a CDS encoding META domain-containing protein, protein MKRIMLLAIVMTSTFAACTTLKPGTIGNGGLSQLGGTWELNYISGPRIAFNGLYPATKPTITFDVTGKKLSGNTSCNSFSGTLIADDTTVNFTHPLAMTKMACPGEGEATFLEMLKKASTYSVSDSTLNLMMGDIAIMRFSKK, encoded by the coding sequence ATGAAAAGAATCATGTTACTGGCAATTGTAATGACCAGCACTTTTGCTGCGTGCACCACCCTGAAACCCGGAACGATAGGAAATGGCGGATTATCTCAATTGGGAGGAACCTGGGAATTGAACTATATCTCCGGTCCAAGAATAGCTTTTAATGGTTTATATCCTGCAACAAAACCTACCATCACCTTTGATGTCACAGGGAAGAAATTAAGCGGTAATACCAGCTGTAATTCTTTCTCAGGTACTTTAATAGCAGATGACACTACCGTCAATTTCACCCATCCTCTAGCCATGACAAAAATGGCCTGCCCTGGTGAAGGAGAGGCCACTTTTCTGGAAATGTTAAAAAAAGCAAGTACTTATTCTGTAAGTGACAGTACGCTTAACCTGATGATGGGCGACATTGCCATCATGCGTTTTAGTAAAAAGTAG
- the metF gene encoding methylenetetrahydrofolate reductase [NAD(P)H]: MKIVDHISNAKGKTLFSFELLPPIKGQSIKGIFDAIDPLMEFNPPFIDVTYLREDYIYKQHPNGLLEKIAYRKRPSTVATCAAIMNKYNVDAVPHLICGGFTKDETENALIDLQFLGIDNVLVLRGDARKSDNSFIPTPDGHAYASELLQHVVDMNNGRYLHDYMEDAAKTDFCIGVAGYPEKHYESPNLDTDFKYLKHKVDTGADFIVTQMFFDNKKYKALVDKCRANGINVPIIPGLKPITSSKQLVSLPKIFHLDIPMELTEAIQACKSEKDVKEVGIEWMIHQCQELKEMGAPVLHFYTMGNPEPTKKIVQAVF; encoded by the coding sequence ATGAAGATCGTAGACCATATCAGTAACGCAAAAGGAAAAACCCTTTTCTCCTTTGAGCTCTTACCACCAATAAAAGGGCAAAGCATTAAGGGCATTTTTGATGCAATAGATCCCCTAATGGAATTCAATCCACCTTTTATTGATGTGACTTACCTCAGAGAGGATTATATCTACAAACAACATCCAAATGGTTTGCTGGAAAAGATCGCTTACCGCAAACGTCCCAGTACTGTGGCGACCTGTGCAGCCATTATGAATAAATATAATGTAGATGCAGTGCCCCACCTGATCTGCGGAGGTTTTACAAAGGATGAAACTGAAAATGCACTGATCGATCTTCAGTTTCTGGGAATCGATAATGTGCTGGTTTTACGTGGAGATGCCCGGAAAAGCGACAATTCCTTTATCCCAACTCCAGACGGACATGCTTATGCTTCAGAATTGTTACAGCATGTAGTAGACATGAACAATGGCCGTTACCTGCATGATTATATGGAAGATGCTGCAAAGACTGACTTTTGTATCGGTGTAGCGGGTTACCCTGAGAAACATTACGAATCGCCAAACCTGGATACCGATTTTAAATACCTCAAACATAAAGTCGATACCGGAGCAGATTTCATTGTTACACAGATGTTTTTTGACAATAAAAAATATAAAGCATTAGTGGATAAATGCCGTGCAAATGGCATTAATGTTCCAATTATCCCAGGATTGAAACCAATCACGAGCAGCAAACAACTGGTTAGCCTGCCAAAAATTTTCCACCTGGATATTCCAATGGAACTGACTGAAGCGATCCAGGCCTGCAAATCAGAGAAGGATGTGAAAGAAGTGGGAATAGAATGGATGATCCACCAGTGTCAAGAGTTAAAAGAAATGGGTGCGCCTGTCCTTCACTTCTACACGATGGGCAATCCGGAACCTACAAAGAAGATCGTACAGGCAGTATTTTAG
- the metH gene encoding methionine synthase has translation MDIRAELEKRILIIDGAMGTMIQRYILTEEDFRGERFKDHPCDVKGNNDLLNLTRPDIIKAIHTEYLKAGADIIETNTFSTQRISLADYQMEELDYEMSFAGAKIAREAVDEFMAENPDRRSFVAGAVGPTNRTLSISPDVNDPGYRALTFDELVDAYDQQVRGLVDGGSDLLLIETIFDTLNAKAAIFSIKKYEKEIGRTIEIMISGTITDASGRTLSGQTVEAFLNSVIHANPISIGFNCALGAKDMRPHIEELSAKATCYVSAYPNAGLPNEFGAYDEMPHETAHLVEDFIQHGFVNIVGGCCGTTPEHISCIAAKAKKVSPRKIPEVAPYLRLSGLEPVTITPESIFVNIGERTNITGSPKFSKLILGGDYEAALTVARQQVEGGAQVIDVNMDEGMLDGEAAMVKFLNLIASEPDISKLPIMVDSSKWSVIEAGLKCLQGKGIVNSISLKEGDEKFKESARKIMNYGAAVVVMAFDEQGQADNFERRKEICKRSYDILVNEVGFPAEDIIFDPNILTVATGLEEHNNYAVDFINATRWIKENLPYAKVSGGVSNISFSFRGNNTVREAMHSAFLYHAIKAGLDMGIVNAGMLEVYQEIPPELLERVEDVLLNRREDATERLVEFADTIKSKGKEIVRDEEWRKESVESRLSHSLVKGIIEYLDADVEEARQKYPKPIHVIEGPLMDGMNIVGDLFGAGKMFLPQVVKSARVMKKAVAYLLPFIEQEKLDNPDGKASSSAGKVLMATVKGDVHDIGKNIVGVVLACNNFEIVDLGVMVPAQTIIQKAKEINADIIGLSGLITPSLDEMVHFAKEMEREGFTIPLIIGGATTSRIHAAVKVAPNYSGPAIHVLDASRSVTVCSTLMNEETRGPYIEGIKKEYDKAREAHLNKRSDKRFKTLEEARKDQFKIDLDLVAPAPEFTGTKVFEDYPLAELVPYIDWTPFFHTWELRGSYPKIFNDKLVGDEAKKLFDDAQTLLKRIIDEKLLTAKGVIGFWPANTVGDDIILDVEGQEVTIHTLRQQAEKVAGEPYYALSDFVAPKESGVTDYFGGFAVTTGIGCDELVAEFEANYDDYNSIMAKALADRLAEAFAERMHELVRKDYWGYAKDEQLSNEALIKEEYAGIRPAPGYPACPEHTEKGTLFELLDAENKIGLRLTESYAMYPTAAVSGFYFAHPQSRYFGLGKITKDQIEEYALRKDMPIEEVERWLSPNLAY, from the coding sequence ATGGACATTAGAGCAGAGTTAGAGAAACGCATATTGATTATTGATGGTGCCATGGGAACCATGATTCAGCGTTATATCCTGACAGAAGAAGATTTTAGAGGAGAGCGGTTTAAAGACCACCCATGTGATGTTAAAGGCAACAACGATTTGCTGAACCTCACGCGTCCTGACATCATTAAAGCAATACACACCGAATACCTTAAGGCCGGTGCAGATATTATTGAAACCAATACTTTTAGTACCCAGCGCATTTCACTGGCAGATTACCAGATGGAAGAACTGGATTATGAAATGAGTTTTGCAGGGGCAAAGATTGCGCGTGAAGCGGTAGACGAATTCATGGCCGAAAATCCGGACAGAAGGTCTTTCGTGGCTGGTGCCGTTGGCCCAACCAACAGGACACTTTCCATCTCACCAGACGTGAATGATCCCGGATATAGGGCATTAACTTTTGATGAACTCGTAGATGCCTATGATCAGCAGGTCCGCGGATTGGTGGATGGCGGTTCCGATCTGCTATTAATCGAAACTATCTTTGACACCTTAAATGCCAAAGCTGCTATATTTTCTATTAAAAAATATGAAAAAGAGATTGGCAGAACGATAGAGATCATGATTTCCGGAACCATTACCGATGCTTCTGGAAGAACCCTATCGGGACAAACCGTGGAAGCTTTCTTAAATTCGGTGATCCACGCCAACCCAATCAGTATAGGCTTTAACTGTGCACTGGGTGCCAAAGACATGAGGCCACACATTGAAGAGCTTTCCGCCAAGGCGACTTGTTACGTATCAGCCTATCCCAATGCAGGTTTGCCCAACGAGTTTGGCGCCTATGACGAGATGCCTCATGAAACGGCGCATTTAGTAGAAGATTTTATACAACATGGATTTGTAAATATTGTGGGTGGTTGTTGTGGCACAACACCTGAACACATCAGCTGTATTGCTGCCAAAGCCAAAAAAGTTAGCCCAAGAAAAATCCCTGAAGTAGCCCCATACTTACGCCTAAGCGGCCTGGAACCCGTAACTATTACCCCGGAAAGTATTTTCGTCAACATTGGGGAAAGAACAAACATCACCGGATCCCCTAAATTTTCGAAACTCATTTTAGGTGGCGACTATGAAGCTGCCCTTACTGTTGCCCGTCAACAGGTAGAAGGTGGTGCCCAGGTGATCGACGTAAATATGGATGAAGGGATGTTGGACGGAGAAGCGGCAATGGTGAAGTTCTTAAACCTGATCGCTTCTGAGCCCGATATTTCCAAACTTCCAATCATGGTCGACTCCTCCAAATGGAGTGTCATTGAAGCCGGATTAAAATGTTTGCAGGGAAAAGGAATCGTCAACTCCATCTCTCTGAAAGAAGGGGACGAAAAGTTTAAGGAAAGCGCCCGCAAAATCATGAATTACGGCGCAGCTGTGGTGGTGATGGCCTTCGATGAACAAGGACAGGCAGACAACTTTGAAAGAAGAAAAGAAATCTGTAAACGCTCTTATGATATTTTAGTGAATGAAGTTGGATTCCCTGCGGAAGACATCATCTTTGATCCAAATATCCTGACCGTAGCAACCGGTCTGGAAGAACACAATAACTATGCAGTAGACTTCATTAATGCCACCCGATGGATCAAAGAAAACCTGCCTTACGCTAAAGTAAGTGGAGGAGTTTCCAATATATCTTTCTCTTTCAGAGGAAATAATACCGTGAGAGAGGCTATGCACTCCGCATTCCTGTACCATGCCATTAAAGCAGGTCTGGATATGGGGATTGTAAATGCCGGAATGCTGGAAGTTTATCAGGAAATACCACCAGAACTTCTGGAACGTGTGGAAGATGTATTGCTCAACCGCAGGGAAGATGCAACCGAAAGACTGGTAGAATTCGCGGATACCATTAAATCTAAAGGAAAAGAGATTGTCAGAGATGAGGAATGGAGAAAAGAAAGCGTAGAAAGCAGATTGTCTCATTCCTTGGTAAAGGGCATTATAGAATATTTAGATGCCGATGTAGAAGAAGCCAGACAGAAATATCCTAAACCAATACATGTGATTGAAGGTCCGCTAATGGATGGGATGAACATCGTTGGAGATCTCTTTGGGGCAGGAAAAATGTTTCTTCCTCAGGTGGTGAAATCTGCCAGGGTAATGAAAAAGGCCGTGGCCTATCTCCTCCCTTTCATCGAGCAGGAAAAACTGGACAATCCTGATGGAAAAGCAAGTTCATCCGCAGGAAAGGTATTAATGGCCACCGTAAAAGGCGATGTTCATGATATCGGGAAAAACATTGTAGGTGTAGTATTGGCCTGTAATAACTTCGAGATCGTAGATCTTGGTGTGATGGTTCCTGCACAAACCATTATTCAGAAAGCCAAAGAAATTAATGCCGATATCATTGGATTAAGTGGTCTGATTACTCCTTCGCTTGACGAAATGGTACACTTTGCCAAAGAAATGGAACGTGAAGGCTTTACCATTCCTCTGATCATCGGCGGTGCCACCACCTCCAGAATTCATGCAGCCGTAAAAGTGGCGCCAAACTATTCAGGCCCTGCCATTCACGTATTGGATGCTTCCAGAAGTGTAACGGTATGCAGTACCCTGATGAATGAAGAAACCAGAGGTCCTTATATTGAAGGTATCAAAAAAGAATACGATAAAGCAAGAGAAGCACATTTAAACAAACGCTCCGATAAACGTTTTAAGACCTTGGAAGAGGCCAGAAAAGATCAGTTTAAGATCGATCTTGACTTGGTTGCTCCGGCTCCGGAGTTTACCGGAACAAAAGTATTTGAAGATTATCCACTGGCAGAACTGGTTCCTTACATCGACTGGACTCCTTTCTTCCATACCTGGGAGCTTCGTGGCAGCTATCCTAAAATATTTAACGATAAGTTGGTTGGTGATGAAGCAAAAAAATTATTTGATGATGCGCAAACGCTGCTAAAAAGAATTATCGATGAGAAACTGCTGACCGCTAAAGGAGTGATCGGCTTCTGGCCGGCAAATACAGTTGGTGACGACATCATTCTTGATGTTGAAGGGCAGGAAGTAACCATTCATACCCTTCGCCAGCAGGCAGAAAAAGTAGCTGGCGAACCTTATTATGCCTTATCAGACTTCGTGGCCCCTAAAGAATCAGGCGTTACGGATTATTTTGGGGGCTTTGCAGTCACTACAGGTATAGGATGTGATGAGCTGGTGGCTGAATTTGAAGCCAACTATGATGATTACAACAGCATCATGGCCAAAGCACTGGCCGACAGGCTTGCGGAGGCTTTTGCAGAAAGAATGCACGAACTGGTCCGTAAAGATTACTGGGGTTACGCAAAAGATGAGCAGTTGAGCAATGAAGCGCTGATCAAGGAAGAATATGCAGGAATTCGTCCCGCACCAGGATATCCTGCCTGTCCGGAGCATACCGAAAAAGGAACACTTTTTGAATTGCTTGATGCAGAAAATAAGATAGGTCTCCGCTTAACTGAAAGCTATGCGATGTATCCTACCGCAGCGGTAAGTGGATTTTATTTTGCACACCCACAGTCCAGGTATTTCGGTTTAGGAAAAATCACCAAAGATCAGATCGAAGAATATGCCCTTAGAAAAGACATGCCAATAGAAGAAGTAGAAAGATGGTTAAGTCCTAACCTGGCTTATTAA
- a CDS encoding Bax inhibitor-1/YccA family protein, translated as MDNNNNYQWAHKSVIAEQQTGMVAKKFFANVFLWMFVALSLSTVAALVISTSPAALSQLVNFETGQRTVLGYIAMFAPLGLVLLMGAGFSRLSYGALLGVFVLFSILLGVSLSFILLIYTAGSIVACFAAAAGIFGIMAVLGYTTDVDLSKFGPILMVGVAGLFIASIINMFLGSPTFSYIMSFFGVAIFTALTAYDVQKLKRIGAGIEENGDQMVAADAKKLAIMGALSLYLDFINIFLFLLRIFGSRR; from the coding sequence ATGGATAACAACAATAATTACCAGTGGGCACACAAATCTGTTATTGCAGAACAGCAAACCGGAATGGTTGCCAAGAAGTTCTTTGCAAATGTCTTTCTATGGATGTTTGTAGCGTTGAGTTTATCAACAGTAGCGGCTTTGGTTATCTCTACTTCTCCGGCAGCATTAAGCCAGTTGGTGAATTTTGAAACCGGACAAAGAACTGTATTAGGATATATTGCCATGTTTGCCCCTCTGGGCCTGGTACTATTAATGGGAGCTGGATTTAGCCGTCTTTCTTATGGCGCACTATTAGGCGTTTTCGTCTTATTCTCCATCCTCTTAGGGGTGAGTTTAAGCTTTATTCTTTTAATATATACTGCCGGATCTATTGTGGCTTGTTTTGCCGCAGCAGCAGGTATCTTCGGGATTATGGCCGTTCTTGGTTATACTACTGATGTAGATTTAAGTAAATTCGGACCAATCTTAATGGTTGGTGTTGCAGGATTATTCATTGCCAGCATCATTAACATGTTCCTTGGAAGTCCTACTTTTAGCTATATCATGAGCTTCTTTGGTGTAGCCATCTTTACCGCTCTTACGGCGTATGATGTTCAAAAGCTGAAACGTATCGGTGCAGGTATCGAAGAAAATGGTGATCAGATGGTTGCTGCAGATGCTAAAAAATTAGCCATCATGGGTGCCTTATCACTTTATCTTGACTTTATCAACATCTTCCTATTCTTATTAAGAATCTTCGGAAGCAGAAGATAA
- the murQ gene encoding N-acetylmuramic acid 6-phosphate etherase, whose protein sequence is MIRVTEQESKYNNIDQMSVLQILQDINKEDQTVPQAVENAIPQIEKLATSVAERMIGGGRLFYIGAGTSGRLGVVDASECPPTFGVPFDWVVGIIAGGDTAIRKAVENAEDDVEQAWIDLQEYKINEKDCLIGLAASGTTPYVVGGLNTARKHGILTGCIVCNEGGPIAAESDFPVEVVVGPEFLTGSTRMKSGTAQKLVLNMLSTTVMIKLGRVKGNKMVDMQLTNHKLVDRGTQMVMEELHIGHDQAADLLIRYGSVRKAVEAGTK, encoded by the coding sequence ATGATAAGAGTAACTGAGCAGGAGTCAAAGTATAACAACATTGATCAGATGTCTGTACTGCAAATTCTTCAAGACATCAATAAAGAAGACCAGACAGTTCCTCAGGCAGTGGAAAATGCCATTCCACAAATAGAGAAATTAGCTACCTCAGTTGCAGAACGTATGATCGGTGGAGGCCGCTTATTCTATATCGGAGCAGGAACCAGTGGTCGCCTGGGTGTAGTAGACGCCTCAGAATGCCCGCCAACCTTCGGCGTTCCCTTTGATTGGGTAGTCGGTATCATTGCCGGCGGCGATACAGCGATCAGAAAAGCGGTAGAAAATGCAGAAGATGATGTTGAACAGGCATGGATAGACCTTCAGGAATACAAAATCAATGAAAAAGACTGCCTGATTGGCCTGGCCGCATCAGGAACCACTCCTTATGTAGTCGGCGGACTAAATACAGCACGTAAACACGGCATCTTAACCGGGTGTATCGTTTGTAATGAAGGTGGACCTATCGCTGCTGAGAGTGATTTCCCGGTAGAAGTGGTGGTTGGACCGGAATTCCTCACTGGCTCTACGCGTATGAAATCAGGAACTGCACAAAAATTGGTTTTAAATATGCTTAGTACCACAGTAATGATAAAACTGGGTCGGGTAAAAGGAAATAAAATGGTAGATATGCAGCTGACCAACCATAAACTGGTTGATCGTGGCACACAAATGGTAATGGAAGAACTACACATTGGCCATGATCAGGCGGCAGATCTGCTCATCCGTTATGGAAGTGTACGTAAAGCGGTAGAAGCAGGCACCAAATAA
- a CDS encoding S41 family peptidase — protein sequence MKKTTRYNLLIALTYSVVLIGGMFVGYKFLKDQGFQVKKQAGYLADNTEKVDEIIHIINKNYVDEVNADSLHHLPIDSLLHQLDPHSVYLPPAKANEFAEALGGNFEGIGIEYYILNDTLLVTNVIKDGPAFLSGIRQGDKILKIDTTFVSGRALPREKMIGKIKGKKGTAVKLSILHPGNPIPVLFTVNRGRVKVSSIDAAYMLNAETGYVRISNFGAETDQDFVESVRVLKGKGMKKLVLDLRDNGGGYLTAATGLANQILAENRLIVYTQGKHEPRTDYFTTGGGAFEQGKLAILINENSASASEILAGAVQDLDRGIIIGRRSFGKGLVQEQFPFVDGSALNLTIARYYTPSGRSIQKSYKKGYNAYQNEIEDRFNDGELTSKNVSVKDSVKKGKLFLGGGIQPDVYVKMDTSGFNRFYAKLIAKKVLFDFVYDVLANRYTSSFIEQNLATFNINDADYKDLLKYIQTKGVVIEPKLLQAARPLIYNDIKVLLCKYHLGDAGYYKALNLSDAMVKQALTSLQ from the coding sequence ATGAAAAAGACTACCCGATATAACCTTTTGATCGCCCTTACTTATTCCGTTGTTCTGATAGGTGGAATGTTTGTGGGGTATAAGTTCTTAAAAGATCAGGGATTTCAGGTTAAAAAGCAGGCCGGTTATCTCGCCGACAATACTGAAAAGGTAGATGAAATCATTCATATTATCAATAAAAACTATGTTGATGAGGTGAATGCAGATAGTTTACACCACCTGCCTATAGACAGCCTGTTACATCAGCTGGACCCGCATAGCGTGTATCTTCCTCCGGCAAAAGCGAACGAATTTGCCGAAGCCCTTGGGGGTAATTTTGAAGGTATTGGAATTGAATATTACATCCTCAACGATACCTTGTTGGTGACCAATGTGATCAAAGACGGTCCTGCTTTTCTTTCAGGAATCCGCCAGGGAGATAAAATTCTTAAAATAGACACCACTTTTGTAAGCGGAAGGGCATTGCCAAGAGAGAAAATGATTGGCAAGATCAAGGGAAAGAAAGGTACTGCTGTAAAATTAAGTATCCTGCATCCTGGAAATCCAATCCCGGTACTGTTTACAGTAAACCGTGGGCGGGTAAAAGTGAGCAGTATTGATGCAGCTTATATGCTCAATGCCGAAACCGGATATGTGCGCATCAGTAATTTTGGTGCAGAGACCGATCAGGACTTTGTAGAATCTGTTCGTGTGCTTAAAGGCAAAGGGATGAAAAAACTGGTGCTTGACCTTCGCGACAATGGGGGAGGGTACCTGACTGCAGCTACAGGACTGGCGAATCAGATTTTAGCAGAAAACAGGTTAATTGTGTATACGCAAGGTAAACATGAGCCAAGGACAGATTACTTCACCACTGGTGGTGGAGCGTTTGAACAGGGGAAACTGGCGATACTGATTAATGAAAACTCCGCCTCTGCGAGTGAAATTCTTGCCGGTGCGGTACAGGATTTGGATAGAGGAATCATTATTGGTCGCCGTTCTTTTGGAAAGGGGCTTGTTCAGGAACAGTTTCCTTTTGTAGACGGTTCTGCCTTGAATCTGACCATAGCAAGATATTATACGCCTTCAGGCAGAAGTATTCAGAAATCTTATAAGAAGGGCTATAATGCCTATCAGAATGAGATCGAGGATCGCTTTAATGATGGAGAGCTGACTTCAAAAAATGTAAGTGTAAAAGATAGCGTTAAGAAAGGGAAGTTGTTCTTAGGCGGTGGAATCCAGCCGGATGTTTATGTAAAAATGGATACCAGTGGATTTAATAGATTCTATGCCAAGTTGATTGCGAAAAAGGTATTGTTTGACTTCGTCTACGATGTTCTTGCAAACCGTTATACTTCTTCTTTTATTGAACAAAACCTTGCAACCTTTAACATCAATGATGCGGACTACAAGGATTTGTTGAAATATATTCAGACCAAGGGAGTGGTGATAGAGCCCAAGCTATTGCAGGCCGCCAGACCTTTGATCTATAATGACATCAAAGTGTTGTTGTGTAAATACCACCTGGGTGATGCCGGTTATTACAAAGCGCTTAATTTAAGTGACGCTATGGTCAAACAGGCATTAACCAGTTTGCAGTAA